In the Chloroflexota bacterium genome, GGCTGGTCAATGAATCACGAGTATGCGCTGCAAGCGCTCCTTAACCGAGTCGAGACGCATAGAGAGAGATGACCCCTAGCCCGTTACTCCCGCGAAAGCAGGAATCCATCTGATGTTCTGCGAGGGGATCGAGAGATCCGGCGCGCCAAGAGACGGCATCCCGTCAGTGGCATGGTAGTCTCTTCGCTTCGTTGCGGAGCGAAGATGGAGATTTACCGGCCCATGGTCTCGGTCTGTCTCACACTATGCTCCGGTCGAGAGGCGATTTCTCGATGCAAGTCGCGCAACGGGAACACCGGACCGTCGCGACAGACGCGCTGGTAGCCGCGGGGTGTCGTGACGACGCACCCGAGACAGACCCCCATGGCGCAGCCCATCTGGTTCTCTAACGAGACCTGGATGGGCTTTTTGCTGTTCCAGCCCCAAGCGCGTGCTTGATATGCTGCGTCTATTGCCGCGATCATCGGCCACGGGCCGCAGACGTAGACGGCGTCACTCCAGAGATAGTATTCGGCAATGAGATCCGTTACGTGACCGTGATGGCCTGCCGAACCATCTTCGGTTGCCAGCACGTACTCCACTTCAGGCGGCACGTATTCGGCAGGGAGATGGCGGGCGGCGGTGCGGGCGCCCGCCAGCAATGTGACGGTGTAGCCCTGCGCAATCATCGTCTCCGCCAAAAAGACCAACGGTGCTATGCCGATGCCGCCCCCAATCATCAGGAGATTGCTTTGGTTGGGCGGCGTGGTGAAAGTCTTGCCCAAGGGGCCAAGCTGCAGGATTTCATCACTGGCTCGCCGGTTCTGGAGGATTTCCGTGCCGCGTCCGACCACTTGATAGAGGATGTCGAGCGTGCCCGCTTCCCGGTCCACCGTCAGCATGCTGAAGGGACGCAGCAGGAGCGGATCGATGCCGTCACCGCAACGCACGTGGACGAATTGCGCGGGTTGGCACTGCGCGGCAATCTGCGGCGAGTGCAGCCGGACTATCAAGAGACCGTCAGCGACGGGCTCGTTGGAAATGACCCTCGCTCGTTCTTGAACAACGCTCATAGCAAACGCAAGTCTTGCTCTTCCATCAACTTTGATCGCGATACGCCCACAGGGGCCGCACTTGATAGGCATCCTGCTGCAGCGAAAGCGCAGTTGCCAGAGCGCGGGACGTGTCTAGCGACGTCAGGCAAGGAATTTGGCGCTCGACGGCGGCTCGACGGATAAAGAAACCGTCCTGCAGCACCGCGCGTCCCCCGGTGAGCGAGTTTATGACGGCTTGCACTTCGCCCTCCCGAATTACCGACACCACGTTGGGCGTGCCTTGCAGGCGTTTGCTGATCATGCGTACGGGAATGCCCATCGACTCCAACATGGCGGCGGTACCTTCGGTAGCCATGAACTTGTACCCGGCAGCGGCAAGTTGGCGCACGATGGGATGGATGGCGTCTTTGTCGGCATCGGCGATGGAGAGCAAGAACGTGCCGCCCGCGGGCACAT is a window encoding:
- a CDS encoding dihydroorotate dehydrogenase electron transfer subunit, which gives rise to MSVVQERARVISNEPVADGLLIVRLHSPQIAAQCQPAQFVHVRCGDGIDPLLLRPFSMLTVDREAGTLDILYQVVGRGTEILQNRRASDEILQLGPLGKTFTTPPNQSNLLMIGGGIGIAPLVFLAETMIAQGYTVTLLAGARTAARHLPAEYVPPEVEYVLATEDGSAGHHGHVTDLIAEYYLWSDAVYVCGPWPMIAAIDAAYQARAWGWNSKKPIQVSLENQMGCAMGVCLGCVVTTPRGYQRVCRDGPVFPLRDLHREIASRPEHSVRQTETMGR